The Vibrio rhizosphaerae genome includes a region encoding these proteins:
- the tssB gene encoding type VI secretion system contractile sheath small subunit — protein MSKEGSVAPKERINIKYVPATGDQQAEIELPLKTLVIGDFKGHTEETPVEDRQSVSVDKNNFESVMRESNLSISATVKNKLSDDPDAELPVELSFKSLQDFAPDSVAAQVPELNKLIELREALVALKGPLGNIPAFRERLQALIASEESREKLLAELDIVGGSEEKEPQE, from the coding sequence ATGTCTAAAGAAGGTAGTGTCGCTCCGAAAGAGCGCATTAATATTAAATATGTTCCTGCAACCGGGGATCAACAGGCCGAAATTGAATTACCACTCAAAACATTAGTGATTGGTGATTTCAAGGGTCATACGGAAGAAACACCGGTTGAGGATCGTCAATCTGTTTCAGTTGACAAGAACAACTTCGAATCAGTGATGCGTGAGAGTAACCTCTCAATCAGCGCAACTGTAAAAAATAAATTAAGTGATGATCCTGATGCTGAGTTACCCGTCGAACTGAGCTTCAAGTCGTTGCAAGATTTTGCTCCTGATTCAGTTGCGGCTCAGGTTCCGGAATTGAATAAGCTGATCGAACTCCGTGAAGCCTTGGTTGCTTTGAAAGGTCCTTTAGGAAATATCCCTGCATTCAGAGAGCGCTTACAAGCACTGATTGCATCTGAAGAATCGCGTGAAAAGCTCCTTGCTGAACTGGATATTGTCGGCGGGTCTGAAGAGAAAGAACCTCAAGAGTAA
- a CDS encoding SEL1-like repeat protein, which yields MADDVVNPEAAVTIDENPYGTTITTGKSATANREDIADGNLNRVSIQMPESDQQADNQQKYDYDIKFLTPAQAYEKGRLLRAQFKNEEARHYLQYAADKGDADAAYLYAIELSEYNPTIRTPRLVREYVEQAANLGNLHAMNYLSQRGTWLRTTIRQSWQKRYHDGLVRLAATQPAKAAYYLSLYYEKTDPEQSEYYLKRAMDYSYPLAWMDNSRRSLNDINQLYTETRFSTGIYTNYRHAAEHHFIPAMKACVELYEGRGDFKKAFEWRQRALDAGDLTSLAVVAKIYAGEAPSYRFVDEDLIKARAYSELYLDYAGSDRLTSLHKSMEQFFVDITNEMTPPDIERSQSITDTYKEKVTFYNHDTYWDL from the coding sequence ATGGCAGATGATGTTGTGAATCCTGAGGCCGCGGTAACAATTGATGAAAACCCATATGGCACAACGATTACAACTGGCAAAAGTGCCACAGCGAATAGAGAAGATATTGCTGATGGAAACTTGAATCGTGTCTCGATTCAGATGCCAGAATCAGATCAGCAGGCAGATAATCAGCAAAAGTATGATTACGATATTAAATTTTTGACGCCTGCTCAGGCTTATGAGAAAGGGCGTTTGCTGCGCGCACAGTTTAAAAATGAAGAAGCAAGACATTATCTGCAATATGCTGCCGACAAAGGCGATGCGGATGCTGCTTATTTATATGCGATAGAGTTGTCGGAATATAACCCGACTATCCGCACCCCACGGCTTGTCAGAGAGTATGTCGAGCAGGCGGCTAATCTGGGTAATCTCCACGCGATGAATTACTTGTCTCAACGTGGAACTTGGTTGCGTACGACGATTCGGCAGTCATGGCAAAAACGCTATCATGATGGCTTAGTCAGGCTCGCAGCAACGCAACCCGCAAAGGCTGCTTACTATCTGTCTCTTTATTATGAAAAAACGGATCCCGAACAGTCTGAGTACTACTTAAAACGAGCGATGGATTATAGCTATCCGCTGGCATGGATGGATAATTCCAGACGTTCACTCAATGATATCAATCAGTTATATACCGAGACGCGTTTTTCGACTGGTATTTACACCAACTATCGTCATGCAGCAGAACATCATTTTATTCCGGCGATGAAAGCATGTGTTGAACTCTATGAAGGTCGCGGTGATTTTAAGAAAGCTTTTGAATGGCGTCAGCGGGCACTGGATGCCGGTGACCTGACATCTCTGGCGGTTGTGGCGAAAATATATGCAGGTGAAGCCCCATCTTATCGGTTTGTGGATGAAGACTTAATTAAAGCCCGTGCTTATTCTGAACTCTATCTGGATTATGCCGGTAGTGATCGTCTGACAAGTTTACATAAATCAATGGAACAGTTTTTTGTTGATATTACCAATGAGATGACGCCTCCGGATATTGAGCGTTCTCAAAGTATTACAGACACTTATAAAGAAAAGGTAACCTTTTATAATCACGACACTTATTGGGATTTATAA
- the tssF gene encoding type VI secretion system baseplate subunit TssF: protein MAQDKYFREELSFLKEQGKRFTEIHPQLSRFLHGQVTDPDVERLLEGFAFLTARLREKVEDEFPELTHSIINMLWPNYLRPVPSMSIVAFQPESKVSEKQIVRAGIQLDSSEKVLGTVCHFRTCRDVAVYPLVIEDITSHHTRESSTVDINLAMKGEMSVGEALVDSLRFYLGGEIYSAQMLYLWLHHHLDKMVIDVNGTEFSIPRNALQSVGFAGEDALLPYPKNVYEGYRILQEYLSFPEAFHFFDIGELDKVLPKSVRGKMTLRIHFSKTLPTDVRINQSSFQLYCVPIINLFEHDADPIDLTGKQSEYRVIPSSRYPSHYEVFSIDGVFGWQDKTQDSQRIRGEKRVYHPFESFQHQVERARQREVLYYRSRVKDSQRNDGFDTFISFIRGDETLSVNVDEAISIQLTCTNRLLPIELGVGDICQSTDTSPDYVTFKNITAPTQPLRPVLDGSLLWGLISNLSLNYLSLLSKDALSSVLRTYDFRALVDRQAERVAKKRLEGIIKIESKPIDKLLRGLPVRGLQSEIHIDQSCFGSEGDLYLFGRVLSHFFALYANINSFHELILVNVSNNEKYSWGTRTGMQPLI, encoded by the coding sequence ATGGCACAAGATAAGTACTTTCGAGAAGAACTTTCATTTCTGAAAGAGCAGGGGAAGCGTTTCACTGAAATTCATCCCCAGCTTTCTCGTTTTCTTCACGGTCAGGTGACCGACCCGGATGTTGAACGTCTGTTGGAAGGCTTTGCATTCCTGACAGCACGCTTGCGTGAAAAAGTTGAAGATGAATTTCCTGAGTTAACGCATTCGATTATTAATATGCTATGGCCGAACTACCTTCGGCCTGTTCCTAGCATGAGTATTGTTGCGTTTCAGCCGGAATCGAAAGTCAGTGAAAAGCAGATTGTCCGCGCCGGTATCCAACTGGATAGTTCCGAGAAAGTGCTGGGCACGGTATGTCATTTCCGAACCTGTCGTGACGTCGCGGTTTACCCGTTAGTGATCGAGGACATTACCTCTCACCATACGCGGGAATCGAGTACCGTTGATATCAATCTGGCAATGAAAGGTGAGATGTCAGTTGGCGAAGCGCTGGTCGATAGCCTGCGTTTTTATCTCGGCGGCGAAATTTATAGCGCGCAGATGCTCTACCTGTGGCTTCATCATCATCTGGATAAAATGGTGATTGACGTCAATGGGACTGAATTTAGTATTCCGCGCAATGCATTGCAGTCGGTCGGATTTGCCGGTGAAGACGCACTCTTGCCATACCCGAAGAATGTTTATGAAGGGTATCGGATTCTGCAAGAATATCTGTCATTCCCAGAGGCTTTCCACTTCTTTGACATTGGTGAACTGGATAAAGTATTGCCGAAATCTGTCCGCGGCAAAATGACACTTCGCATTCATTTTTCAAAAACGCTGCCGACCGATGTTCGGATTAATCAGAGTAGCTTCCAGCTCTACTGTGTGCCGATTATTAACCTGTTCGAACATGATGCTGATCCGATTGACTTGACCGGTAAGCAGTCTGAATACCGCGTGATCCCGTCGAGTCGTTATCCGTCCCATTATGAAGTGTTCAGTATTGATGGGGTATTCGGCTGGCAGGATAAAACACAAGATAGTCAACGGATTCGCGGTGAAAAACGCGTTTATCACCCGTTTGAAAGTTTTCAGCATCAGGTAGAAAGAGCCAGACAGCGTGAGGTGCTTTACTACCGTTCACGCGTCAAAGACAGCCAGCGTAATGATGGCTTCGATACCTTTATTTCGTTTATCCGCGGGGATGAAACGTTATCGGTCAATGTCGATGAAGCGATTTCGATCCAGCTCACTTGTACCAATCGGCTGTTACCGATTGAGCTCGGCGTCGGGGATATTTGTCAATCGACGGACACCTCGCCCGATTATGTGACCTTCAAGAATATTACGGCCCCGACTCAGCCGTTACGTCCGGTTTTGGATGGCAGCCTGCTGTGGGGGTTGATTTCAAATTTATCTTTGAACTACCTGTCGTTGCTTTCAAAAGATGCACTGAGCAGTGTACTCAGAACTTATGACTTCCGGGCACTGGTAGACCGTCAGGCCGAGCGTGTGGCGAAAAAACGTCTGGAAGGCATTATCAAAATCGAATCGAAGCCCATAGATAAATTATTAAGAGGGCTTCCGGTACGTGGTCTGCAATCCGAGATTCATATTGATCAGAGCTGTTTTGGCTCCGAAGGTGATCTTTATCTGTTCGGTCGGGTGTTGAGCCACTTTTTTGCTTTGTATGCCAACATCAATTCATTTCATGAACTGATTTTGGTCAACGTCAGTAATAACGAGAAATACTCATGGGGAACCCGGACAGGGATGCAGCCGCTGATCTAG
- the tssE gene encoding type VI secretion system baseplate subunit TssE yields the protein MSYIAPEEVAFGVGFFERLEAGERPRSMTQGPDANDVLNSIKRNVSNVLNTRLGEAQSAPELGLVDFNDATLETLDLAVRIRMAIKDCLRKYEPRLKEIVVTSERDDLNPLSLRFRITAEVNSSAVHETVKLNLLLDQNRQYRVY from the coding sequence ATGTCTTATATTGCGCCTGAAGAGGTTGCATTTGGCGTCGGCTTCTTTGAACGCTTAGAAGCCGGCGAAAGACCTCGGTCGATGACCCAAGGACCAGATGCAAACGATGTGCTTAATTCGATCAAGCGGAACGTTTCCAATGTTCTGAATACCCGGCTGGGAGAAGCGCAGAGCGCACCTGAGCTGGGGCTCGTTGACTTTAACGATGCAACACTGGAAACCCTTGATTTAGCTGTCAGAATCCGCATGGCGATTAAGGACTGTCTGAGAAAATATGAGCCACGGTTGAAAGAGATTGTGGTGACGTCAGAAAGAGACGATTTGAACCCATTATCATTGAGATTTCGGATCACGGCTGAGGTGAACAGTAGTGCTGTTCATGAAACGGTCAAACTGAATCTGTTATTGGATCAGAATCGTCAATATCGAGTGTATTGA
- the tssC gene encoding type VI secretion system contractile sheath large subunit codes for MSATEETVLESPQAGELSLLDEIMAQTRLAPNEEGYDIAKKGVAAFIENLIGSSQESEPVNKSLVDQMLVELDKKISAQMDEILHHEKFQQMESAWRGLKLFIDRTDFRENNKVDIIHVTKEELLEDFEFAPEISQSGLYKQVYSSGYGQFGGEPTGAMIGNYAFTPSTPDMKLLQYMGALGAMAHAPFISSVGPEFFGIDSFEELPNIKDVKSIFESPKYTKWRSLRESEDARYLGLTAPRFLLRVPYDPIENPIKTFNYQESVRESHEHYLWGNTAFAFATRLTDSFAKYRWCPNIIGPQSGGAVEDLPVHVFETMGALQAKIPTEVLITDRKEFELAEEGFIALTMRKGSDNAAFFSANSIQKPKVFPNTKEGKEAETNYKLGTQLPYMMIINRLAHYIKVLQREQIGSWKERQDLERELNGWIKQYVADQENPPADVRSRRPLRAARIEVSDVEGNPGWYQVSLAVRPHFKYMGANFELSLVGRLDQ; via the coding sequence ATGTCTGCTACAGAAGAAACGGTACTAGAAAGTCCCCAGGCTGGTGAACTCAGCCTGTTAGATGAAATTATGGCTCAAACACGTCTTGCGCCGAATGAAGAAGGTTATGATATCGCGAAAAAAGGTGTTGCCGCGTTTATCGAAAACCTGATTGGTTCGAGCCAGGAATCAGAACCGGTCAACAAATCACTGGTTGATCAAATGCTGGTTGAGCTGGATAAAAAAATCAGTGCGCAAATGGATGAGATCCTGCACCATGAAAAATTCCAACAAATGGAATCTGCATGGCGTGGACTGAAGCTGTTCATCGACCGTACCGATTTCAGAGAAAACAACAAAGTTGATATCATCCACGTCACTAAAGAAGAGCTGCTGGAAGATTTTGAGTTTGCACCAGAAATCTCTCAATCAGGCTTGTATAAGCAGGTTTATTCTTCCGGTTACGGCCAATTTGGTGGTGAACCGACAGGTGCGATGATCGGTAACTATGCGTTTACGCCATCAACGCCAGATATGAAACTACTGCAATACATGGGTGCGCTTGGCGCAATGGCTCATGCACCGTTCATTTCAAGTGTTGGTCCTGAATTCTTTGGTATTGACTCTTTTGAAGAACTTCCTAATATCAAAGACGTGAAATCGATCTTCGAAAGTCCGAAGTATACCAAGTGGCGTTCTCTGCGTGAGTCTGAAGATGCACGCTATCTGGGTCTGACTGCTCCACGTTTCTTGCTGCGTGTGCCTTATGATCCAATCGAAAACCCAATCAAAACGTTTAACTACCAAGAAAGTGTCCGTGAATCTCATGAACATTATCTGTGGGGTAACACCGCCTTTGCATTTGCAACGCGTCTGACTGACAGCTTTGCGAAATACAGATGGTGTCCGAACATCATTGGTCCTCAAAGTGGTGGTGCGGTTGAAGATCTGCCTGTTCACGTTTTTGAAACCATGGGTGCTTTACAAGCGAAGATTCCAACAGAAGTGCTGATCACTGACCGTAAAGAATTTGAACTTGCTGAAGAAGGTTTCATTGCCCTGACCATGCGTAAAGGCAGCGACAACGCAGCATTCTTCTCTGCCAACTCGATTCAGAAGCCAAAAGTCTTCCCGAATACGAAAGAAGGTAAAGAAGCAGAAACTAACTACAAGTTGGGTACGCAGCTCCCTTACATGATGATCATCAACCGTTTGGCGCACTACATCAAAGTATTGCAACGCGAACAGATTGGTTCATGGAAAGAGAGACAGGATCTTGAGCGTGAGCTGAATGGTTGGATCAAGCAATATGTTGCGGATCAGGAAAACCCACCAGCAGACGTTCGTAGCCGTCGCCCACTTCGTGCTGCACGCATCGAAGTATCTGATGTGGAAGGCAACCCGGGTTGGTACCAAGTATCTCTGGCGGTTCGTCCACACTTCAAGTACATGGGTGCGAACTTCGAACTGTCACTTGTTGGCCGTTTAGATCAGTAA